The window AAAGTGCACAGAAGAAAATGGGTAATGCTATGGGCGTTGACCAAGGTAAAACTGTTGCTGTAACGCTTGAGCTATCTGGTGATGTGAATGCTGCCCCTAGTTCAGTGTTAGTTGTATCAGTGCACAGAGCAGACGGTTCACCAATGCCGATTGCTGCCGCTCGTTATCCGCTAGGAACTTTCCCTCGTACTGTCGTTCTTGATGATGGCAACAGCATGTTGGAAGGACAGAAACTGTCCAGCCTTGAAACTCTAATGGTTAGAGCTAGGCTTGATACAGATGGCAACGTTTCAACTCGCGACGGTGATTGGTACGGTGAAAGTGAAGTGGTTGAACTCGGTGAGCCTGTCACTATCGATATCAATAAGCAATATTAATCATTACTTTACATAGGTGTTAGCTATTCCGATTTATTGAAAAACGGTATAGACTTACGCAACCAATTGAGGCCAGCGATTGCTGGCCTTTTTTATTATTCCTTATGGAAAAGGTGATATGTCTATCAGTGTTTTAAGACTTTCGAGTTTACTCTTCATCGCAAGCTTAACGGTAGGTTGTTCGAGCGTACCAGATGAAAGCAATGGCGGTGATAACCTCGAAACCTCTGAATATGTAGCAGAGTCCCACCCGAACGACCCTTTTGAAGGTTTCAACCGAGCGATGTGGGATATCAACTACGAGTACCTCGATCCTTATTTGGTTCGACCTGTTTCTCTTGCCTATGTTGACTATACCCCTGTACCAATTCGCTCTGGTATTTCCAATTTTTTAGCTAACTTAGATGAGCCATCAAGTATGCTCAATAATCTCATTATGGGTAATGGTGGGAAAGCGCTTGATCATTTCAATCGTTTTTGGATTAACTCTACCTTTGGTCTTCTTGGTCTGATTGATATTGCTAGCGAAGCGGGGATCACCAAATATGACGAAAAGTCGTTTTCTGATGCGATTGGTCATTATGGGGTAGGGAATGGACCGTATTTTATGCTGCCGGGATATGGCCCTGTGACGACTCGACAAGTAACAGAGCAAGTGGATAGCTTATATGTACCTTTGTCTCTGTTTACCTTTTGGGCAAAGTTAGGGAAGTGGGCCTTTGAAGGTATGGAAACACGTGCTCAGTTGGCCTCGCAAGAAGCCTTATTAGATGACTCTCCAGACCCATATGCTTTGACTCGTGATATTTACATCCAACGTCAAGATTTCAAAGCTGAGGTTGAGCCTGAAGAGGTTGACCTTGAGGAAGAAGATTTCATTGATGAGTATCTCGAAGATTACTAGAGACAAAGTTTAGATAAGCAGATAGAGAAAGGCTCGATGTTAATTCAACATCGAGCCTTTTTAATGCTTTCTACTTTTCTACTTTTCGGTAAGAAGGCAAGTAGATAATTAGGTAACTAGTTTAGAAGCAGTAGTTGGCTTGGATACCGACTAACCAGATGCTGCCTGAAACTTCGCCTTCGAAACTACCACCAAAGTAATCTGCTTTTGGATCTTTTTCATGCATTTTCGCGTCTTTCGCTAGAATGTAAGTGAAGCCAGCATCCAGAGTTAGCTGCTCAGACCATTGGTAGCCCGCACCAATACTTAACCAAGTGCGGTCTGTTTCTGGGATCGTCGCAGTACGATGCTCTTCGCTTACCGCTGAAGTATCGTAGGCAATACCAGAACGTAGTGCTAGTTTAGGTGTCATTTGGTAAGTAGTACCGATTGCAAAACGGTAGTTGTCTTCCCAGTTCTCTTGCTTGATCTCTACGCTTTTTTCACCAGGGAAATCAGCAACAAGCTCTTTAAAGCTGCTCCAGTTCGTCCAGTTAATACTTGCGTGAACCGCTACAGTGTCTGTCAGTTGGTGGAAGCTAGCAAGTTCAGCTGTTGCCGGAAGAGCGAGATCCATTGAACCACTTTTGTGTGCTTCTGGGTTTTTAGGGTTGAAACCAAAACCTTTAGCGTAACCTTCTAGAGTTAGATCTACTTCTGATTTGTAGGTGAAGCCTAGGCGGTTGTCTTCATTAATATCCCAAGCGGTACCAACTTGCCAGCCCCATGCCTTGTCATCACCTTCCATGTATTTCAAAGAGGTACCAGACTTCACTGGAATAAGAGAGTTTTTAGTTGATACTGCACCAAAACTACCTTCAGCTATGATGTAACGTATGCCACCACCAATAGAAACACTCTCTAGTACTTGATATGCAGCGTTCAAGTTCAGCTCCATAGTAGTCACACTTGCTTCGTTACCATGGTTTGCACCGCCGAAGTCTTTACCCAGGTCCGTAGCCATGCCGTAGTTAGTACCAGCAGCAAAGCCTAACGCAAATTTTTCGTTGTACTTATGAGAAACATAAAAGTTCGGAATAAAAGCACTGTGCGCGAAGTCACTAGAGTTAGATGTTGTTTTTCCGCGAGGAGTTGTAGAAGTTCCTTCAATATCAATGTTTGGGTCTACGTAGATACCACCAACAGAAACCTGTGTGCCCTCTAGGTAAGTCAGCATAGCAGGGTTACGCCATTGCGCGTCTGCACCGTCAGCCATTGCTGCTTCACCAGCGTAAGCACGGCCTAAGCCTGTTGCTGAGTATTCTGCTAGTTGAAAACCTGCCGCGTTAGTTACGGTAGAAGTCGAAAGTAATCCAACTGCCACTGCAGCAGATAGAAGAGTTTTATTCATTTTCATTATTATGTTCACTGAATCATAAGTATTTAGTGGCGTGATTTTACTTTTAGAGTTATTACTTTAAAAATGAAATTCGAATAAAACAGTGTTTTAGGGATTAAATGAGCAAATGTGTTTAATTATTAGAGAAATCATCTAAATGTTTCGGCTGTGTTGCGAAGTTTGAGCGTACACCTGTAGTCATATATTTGCTCTGCAGGCTACAGTTGTAAGCTTAAATTTAGGTTGGTCAGTGGTTTAGGAAAGCAAAAAAGGGTCGCACAATGCGACCCTTTGGGATTATAGCTAACTTTATATTAGAAGCTGCGGCTGTACTGAAGACCTAATAGGATTGCATCAGCATGTGTCGTCGCTGTTAGTGGCGTACCTGAAGAGGTTTCTGAAACCTTCACATCGTCACCTAACAAGTATGTAAAGCCGAAGTCTACATTTGAAGCGGTATCAATGTGGTAAGTGAAACCAGCAGAGAACCACTGACGGTCAGAATCTGGAACAGAAATAGACGTTAGTTCGTCTTGTGCACTGGTGTCATACATGTAACCGGTACGTAGTGTCCACGTATCGTTTAGGTAGTAAGTACCACCAATTGCGTAGTGCCAGCCATCTTGCCATTTGTATTCTTTATTGTAAGCGCCTTTGATCGCACCTTGAGATAGGTTTTGGAATTCGATCTGGTCGAAGTCACCCCAGCCGATCCACTGTACAGAGTAGTGAACTGCGAACTTAGTATCTTCAATTTTGTGGAAACCAGAGAACTCAGCAATGTCTGGTAGTGGTAGCGTGATTTCTTGGCCTTTGTCATCTTTAGCGGTGATTTCAGGGCTGTAACGGTACGCTAGACCAAAACGGTTGTTTTCATCTAGTTCATAAACAGTACCAACGTTAAAGCCAACAGCCCAGCCATCAGCTTTGTCGACGTTTAATAAAGGAGTCCCTGCCGGTGGAATACCCTTAGATGGTGCTCCTTTACCAAAACCAGCACCAGCGGTACGTTTCATCGTACCTTGACCGTAAATAAGGTCTAGGCCTGCACCGAAGCTCCACTGGTCGTCTAGTCGGTAAGAACCTGCAAGACCAAAGTTAATGCTCTTAACATCCGTTAAGCCACCGTATTCAGAAGCAGGGTAGCTGTCTTCAAACTCTGTTTTAGTACCGAAGTTTGAGTAAGCATTGATACCCCAAGCAAATTTATCATTTACTGGAACGATTAAGTGGATGTTAGGCGCGATAGATGTGTCACCTACATCGTCAGTGTTATTTACCGGAACTTTGCCACCAACGTAGTTAACGTCGTTGACTTCAATCATTGAAGTGATGCTTTCAAAACCAAGAGATAGCTCAGTTTTATCAAATAGTGCCATTGCTGCAGGGTTACGTGCCATGACTGACGCGTTATCTGCGATTACTGCATCACCAGCGAAAGCACGGCCGATGCCGGTTGCTGATTGTGCGTTAAGTTGGAAACCTGCTGCCATCGCTTGCGAAGACGCCAGTGTAATTGTTACTGCTAAAAGAGACTTTTTAAACAGACGCGTGTTGTTGGTAGTCATTCATTTATTCCTTTATATATCCGCCTCTACAGGGCGATTAATTTGAGCAATTGCTCAATGGTG is drawn from Vibrio sp. SNU_ST1 and contains these coding sequences:
- a CDS encoding outer membrane protein transport protein encodes the protein MTTNNTRLFKKSLLAVTITLASSQAMAAGFQLNAQSATGIGRAFAGDAVIADNASVMARNPAAMALFDKTELSLGFESITSMIEVNDVNYVGGKVPVNNTDDVGDTSIAPNIHLIVPVNDKFAWGINAYSNFGTKTEFEDSYPASEYGGLTDVKSINFGLAGSYRLDDQWSFGAGLDLIYGQGTMKRTAGAGFGKGAPSKGIPPAGTPLLNVDKADGWAVGFNVGTVYELDENNRFGLAYRYSPEITAKDDKGQEITLPLPDIAEFSGFHKIEDTKFAVHYSVQWIGWGDFDQIEFQNLSQGAIKGAYNKEYKWQDGWHYAIGGTYYLNDTWTLRTGYMYDTSAQDELTSISVPDSDRQWFSAGFTYHIDTASNVDFGFTYLLGDDVKVSETSSGTPLTATTHADAILLGLQYSRSF
- a CDS encoding VacJ family lipoprotein, with translation MSISVLRLSSLLFIASLTVGCSSVPDESNGGDNLETSEYVAESHPNDPFEGFNRAMWDINYEYLDPYLVRPVSLAYVDYTPVPIRSGISNFLANLDEPSSMLNNLIMGNGGKALDHFNRFWINSTFGLLGLIDIASEAGITKYDEKSFSDAIGHYGVGNGPYFMLPGYGPVTTRQVTEQVDSLYVPLSLFTFWAKLGKWAFEGMETRAQLASQEALLDDSPDPYALTRDIYIQRQDFKAEVEPEEVDLEEEDFIDEYLEDY
- a CDS encoding outer membrane protein transport protein — its product is MKMNKTLLSAAVAVGLLSTSTVTNAAGFQLAEYSATGLGRAYAGEAAMADGADAQWRNPAMLTYLEGTQVSVGGIYVDPNIDIEGTSTTPRGKTTSNSSDFAHSAFIPNFYVSHKYNEKFALGFAAGTNYGMATDLGKDFGGANHGNEASVTTMELNLNAAYQVLESVSIGGGIRYIIAEGSFGAVSTKNSLIPVKSGTSLKYMEGDDKAWGWQVGTAWDINEDNRLGFTYKSEVDLTLEGYAKGFGFNPKNPEAHKSGSMDLALPATAELASFHQLTDTVAVHASINWTNWSSFKELVADFPGEKSVEIKQENWEDNYRFAIGTTYQMTPKLALRSGIAYDTSAVSEEHRTATIPETDRTWLSIGAGYQWSEQLTLDAGFTYILAKDAKMHEKDPKADYFGGSFEGEVSGSIWLVGIQANYCF